atgttttctctttattatatgtacagTATGGATTGCTGTTGTCCCATcacgctatgagagtgaaggaatagtgagtgcacctgtgtccaagcaaatgtgcccaaactataatatgtcctgcgtagctgATCTCTTTAGAGAGAATAGCCAATAGACAGTAggcgtggacgccattatttctCGTTGCTGTTGCGCCACTTCTgcttcccagcaaaacacatagaaagtggtgaagggtgggcgttttaggGACTGTCCTTTGTTATGCTTGATGTTAGTTAattcaattttgaataaattaattttgatctatggcttatttagaaaatattgaaatatggcTTTCACCAGCTTTTTTACCCCCATTCTGTGCTAACTACTTCAAAAATCCGGATGAAAGTTGCCATTCTATATCCTTCCTtattaaatgggctatctaatactgaacaAGTGTTTGAAAGGGAAAACAGTAGTTCTTGATATTAGCGCATTCATATAAACCAACAAAAtcatcagctttataatagCTTAAATAGCTTTATTATTAGTCTGTTGTAGTACAATgtgtaaaaagtatttaataaatgaatacataaataatattgatataaatacttacatgaAGAAGCCATGGTCGGTTATCTATGTTCGTCTCCCTCACAATGTATACTTCACAAAACTTCACTCTGTCCAGTCCATTATTAGACAcaaattctgaaacaaaataatttgaggTCATTTTAATATAAGGAATAactaaattaactttataaaaggaaaaaggtttttgtttgtccGTTTACCCCACAATTACTGTAAAATTTCTTAATGtactgaattgaaaaaaaaaacactgttggCAAGCTATGCCCAGTCCTATCAAGGTTGTTGACCTCTGGTTAAATACATAACCAAAGTATAGAAAGAGGTTGAATAGGTATAGTTAAATTGCTGACCTACTTTGAAAGACATCTGATATGATAGAAATGTAATATTGAGGTCATGTAAAGGGCTCCTTCCAgtatataaaatagtttctattattatattaaactaCCCATTTTCCCGCATTTTCACCCTCATCCCGCGGGAACTACTGCCTTTACTGGGGCTactatatagcctatgttacttgcagataatgtagctttgtaATGGTGAAAGAGTTTAAAAAATTGGcccaatagtttttgagtttatccattacaaacaaacacaaaaatataaatttttcctgtttataatattagtatagactagtaAAACAGATCTTTGAGGCTAACAAATAACATTAGTTATTGTTAAAAGCTCAAACAAAGCCcctattattgtttattatattatttaaacataactAGACAATGAGTTGAGACCTACTTTAAAAATCAGACAGAAAGGTGGTTAAAGCAAAACTcctgtttgcaaaaaaataaaaaaatgttgtctatgaattttaataagtgAAAGTAACATAGTGTAAAATGATCACCTTCACTTTTgtcataaaatctttatttatattcactCAAATCTCGAGGCAAACGACTTTACTGATAAACGAAGGTCCAATCCACAGTAATTAGCATATTTAGGTCAGTAACACCACACAATGACTACGTACAAAGGATTTGTGAATACCATTCGATTTCTTATCGAAATCCTAACTAATCCTCTAAAATTGCGTAATAAACACGCTTTACAAGTTAATTCTAAAGATAAACGAGTAGGCAGACTATCTTTACGCACATTTGCATAAGAAAAGGCAGGAAAATCACCTTCTAATGTTAAACAATTGTGCTAGTTGCTTACGCTAGACGTTTCAAGGAATCCGATGTTATGAATACTTTACACCTTGTTTATGTTACAAATATCGTTATTTATAAGTGACTAGCGATACTTACAAGCACCGCAGAATCCTCTTCAATGCTGTTGACCTTTATTTAGGCCGCCTAAACATACACTATTGCAGAAAACCGATAAAATTactaaactactttttatcatGACCAAACACTTCGCTATATTTTACGTTTTCACACCAGAATTTAGTAATACGATAATGAAGAACACTGAATGGAAGAagcaaatttaattaaaaatcatcaaaaatattttttattactcgtttgttgatattttcaacaaaaatacctTTTACAGGGAATCACAGGAAAATCtgcttttcatttcaaaatgtcATGTTGACATTTGCGTTCTGAACTACGATTTAAATCTGATGAATGTATGAAAAAttgagtaggtatgtaatgtattctaataattaatttattcattaattattacttGAAAGgttaaaattatcaaatttttatgtttatatttaatataaaactaacgATCGGTACAAAGAGTGACATTAAGGAAAAGTTATTCTTTGAGAAATTGAAACGTTCCATTAGAGTTGCGCATGTTCACAAGACTTGATGAAGAAAtattaatctgtttttttttttattatttcaattatagtTAATGGAACGTACGTACTaatatggaataaaaaaatataatttgataaattgattgaacatgatttattttgttacaaagaGGGAATACCTTTTCAATATGTCGTACGGACGGAAGTGCACTCATTCAGATAGTTTGcacaattttttaaatgtaaagttaCCATTTTCTCtgataattaataaatcaaaaacaaactgtagactaaaatcatttttaatcgATCGATTAACTAACAGACTGCAAACACTTCGCACCTCTATTATTGTCAAGGGCGTTGACGTCACTTGTCAGATTGTCGACGTAAACAAACGACGGCAATTTCcgctatttattgtttatttttaaattaaattcaaataataaacatgTCATCTCACAACGTGAACGTTTGCGACATCACCGACGACGTCAAGGAGGTGTTGAAGAAGTTCCGATTTCAGAAACACACGACTAATTCTGCGCTGATACTGAAGGTACTTTTGagatagtttttgttatttattttttgttgtactaCTCTAAGAAGGTCTTAGAACGGTTGTATAACTATTCTTTTGTAAGTACAGTAAGTTTTTGGGTGTATTTGTCCGTAATTACCGTAATTGTTCAGGTCTATTGGGCCTGAGTCATTCGACCATATCTTCGTACTTACGTCACTGTTCGTGATATTAAAGTACTTGTACAGGaattgcttattattttatttagtacaaatGAATCATAGTGAGATTGcagtttattttgtacctaGGCTTTGGTTTATTCTGCGTCCATGATTGGTTACTTTGTGGCCTGTATTTTGCATtacaaacttatatttattcACTAATAACTATTTTATAAGTAATCCTACTTATCCTGAGGAATAGAAAAAGTAGTAGTAACAATAAGTTTGACAACTATCTCAATTATTTATACATCTTATGTGCCCATTtctaactaagtaaataatgtttgaTTGTTGTTATGCCAAGCACAAATATATATCTTGTGTGTATAATAAagataacatattttatgtcagttagggagtgtcagactgatACTGACATAAACCCACCATGTTACTTCTTAAGCCctatatgtaccagggccatAGTAAATGACATGAATAATCCCAGATCTATATAACTACTGAGTATTTACTAACTTTCTTAAAACTGGGGtttacctagccttttcttaaGTATCTAAggattggcttccagtctaactggatatacttagctgagtaccagtgtgccacatggagcgactgcctatctgacctcctcaacccagttgcccagGCATTCTGATAGCCCTTGGGTAGGctgaatgtaataaatacaatacatatttaagaCCTTGATAGGgaggaatatattttatttctgagTTATAATAACAAGAGAAGTCGTGatagcctagtgggtaaagagccaacctctcgagtatgagggcatgggttcgattccaggtcaggcaagtaccaatgcaactttgctaagttgcccgggtaactgggttgaggtcagataggctccttctaaagcactagtactcagctgaatccggtttgactggaagccgaccccatcatagttggggaaaagacTGGATGGatgaataacaattaaataattaatataacattAGTCATGGCTATGTCAAGATATGTTTACTAATATCAAATAGCTAGGCATTGTGGTCTAGCAATGTGTAATCCTTTGTGTCTCTACTTATTGCATATCTATGCTTTTATACTATCTATGTGTACATACTAATGTATTAtaattagtttgtttgtttgaacaagCTACTCTCAGGAACTACTcttcagatttaaaaaaatatttcagtgttagagagccaatttatcaaggaaggctattgGCTACTTTTTGCCCAGATTCGTTGAGAAGttaaactgctggcagaagctagttaatattataaatgtgaaagtctgtatgtatagatatacaaatgaatatttgttgctctttcacgcaaaatctTTCAAGCTTACATATATGGGAATGATATATAggctttatttttatgcattatGTAAGTAATTCCCTCAGTAAACAGGTGAAACATTAAACAGTAATAACAAACAGCTAGTACAACTGTAATCTGTCCCAATTTCCAGGTGAACAGAGAGAAGCAGACGCTGGAGGTGGACGAGGAGTTGGAGAATGTGGAACTTGAGGATCTGCAGGACACGCTGCCTTCGCATCAGCCACGCTTCATTGTGTACAGGTGAGCACTACCATATTGAGCCTTTGATATATCGCAAGTGTACTCTtatctagggctgccatccgtccgggtttccccggatttgtcctcgtttggaggccgtccggggaccGTCCGgccggggtttcaagaagtgtccggggaaaacccggacattttttatagggccatcttaacctatggtgcctgggtatgcgaattacccgggcgcctaataatgcagaagtcgaagtgtcccaaaactccgcgctcgcttcgctcgcggcttcttttcttgacacatttttttttgcgtttagctactttaatatcccaatattcaaaaaattttgcgctcgcttcgcttgcggcttcttcactttgcggattttttttattatacaagtttaggtgctttagtgacccaaaactcaaaaattttcgcgctcgctgcgctcgcggcgagttcactttacagttgtttgtatttttcaacatttttttgtctaacctgtcaaaaaggtaactcctagtttccatatgtgctttcttaattatgaccttcgaaatacattaagtcacaatctttcaatactaggtatgactaggtactacatgagctagagacggccctgactttcatgtaaggaaggacctcattgaatttaagtaatatggtaatattaaaaattaggtcttgttttgttaaacaataaaaaatcggactcgtccggggaaaaaatgcgatttacgccaaatgtccgggtttttttaaatatttgtccgggtttggcgaaattcgaaatggcatcCCTACTCTTATCTCAACTGTAGCGTTAATATAGTGGTTGCTAGAGCGACTGTAATGCAGGCGgcctcgggttcgattcccgggtcggactgaaaagatttttagatattaaaaatattgtaacactGAAGAATTATACCTCACGCTGTAATATAAACTTACCACAAACaagcgaataaatattttgagaccatttatcaaggaaggttATAGGCAATCTATTTGACAGTTGTTACATTGTGCATTACTCACACGAGTATGGCTCATCCACTTTCGTGAGTGACACCTACACCAGTTTAACAGACACAAGCTTATAAAGTTAAAGCCATATTACAGGCTAAACTAATATGTTTTCAGTTACAAGTTGGAGCACGACGACGGGCGCGTGTCGTTCCCGATGTGCTTCATCTTCTACACGCCGCGGGACGCGCACATGGAGCTGCAGGTATCACTACTCCACtatatctaatattttatattgctaAGCTGAAGTTTGTTCGTTTTTTGCTTCAGCTCGCAAATCTCCAGGAACTACGTCTTACGAGACTGAAAATTCGCAAATCTCAGGATTTcaggatttgaaaaattgttacaGTATTAGATAGGCTACTTCTTATTATACCAGGAACTCAATTTGTCTGCGGACGTTGCGACCGGCGATGTCGCTCCCGTATAGACCTTGTTAGCCATCAGCGCAAGTGCCAAAGCCAAACCACCTGAAACGGATGCagctttaattatattttatagatgTTATCAGGCCTTAGTAAAAAACTTCTTATTCGGGTGTGCGGAGTAGTTGccacgggatacgggtgaaaccgctggcgggaGATTGAGTAGCTTGATCTTTTGTCCTTGATGTTTTGTCATCCTTATGATTATCGTTGGATAAAGCTCAGTTGCGGAGCATGAGCATGTTTTCAATTTTCAGAATATGATAGTTAGGTACAGAACATCTTCATCGCACTTTCCACCTAAAAATCCCTCAATTACTTAAGATTTTACAAGCAGGCGACAAAAAACAGTAATACTTACGGCATCTTggaagaaagaaacatttattatttgaaataatatgagTACCTACAATATATTGTAAGGTTATAGGTATCCAGTTCTAAGCATAAGTACTATTTATTTTCCAGGTAATGTACGCGGGCACGCAGCGGGCGCTGGCGGCCGCAGTAGGAGCCCCTCGTCTACTAGAAGTGCGGGAGATCGACGAGCTCACCGCCGACTGGCTGCAGGAGAAACTCAAGAAATAAACACAAGTGCACACGAAATTACACCTTATGTCCTTGTGGTGGTGAGTCAAAGTCGTATGCAGATGTTTTTTGGTATACAGTAAGTAATCATTTGCTGAATTTTGAGTCAACTTTTTTTATGTACAATCGGCAGCATAATTCTGTGgaacacaataaaaattatacaattttttaaacTGTAAAATCTGTGTTCATCGACTTCAGTAATTCTCTGCTGTTCAAATTATTTGTTGATCAGTCGTTAAAGtggtaattttagttttttttttgtgtattcatGGAATTTTGTTACTGATAGTACTAAGTAATagtaattttgataataaaacttGATTTAACTGTCCATATTTTTGTCTCTTTCTATCAAGTCAAAAATGCTATTTAAGAGAAAGGGACCTTCATTTGAGAATaatataagattttattaataagggatgtatgttttatattaaatatcaaTGTGAGTCCTCGTAGCATTCCTAAAactaaatgtattattatattataatcaaaCTGCCATTTTGTGTAGTGATTAAAGCCAATTTTCACCATTATTcgctaaattaaattatatctatactccatttgatTAGGCACTACTAAAGGTAAACATTCTTGATAGGAcgttacacaaatacatattaaacaaatatatagttatcggcacggatattgagctcttggcggaagagtggggatcgctttgcgcactgtacacttaaggcaataaaccaataaatcacttctgtgcaggtgaaggtcagggctcaatatcctgccgatgattatactactgcttaaaataatgattcactttattaagtaagtatgtctctaccagacctcgggactagaGATacccgaatttttgggaggcgaacgttgtgccgaagccaacacgctgaagcccttttgagacaactttaatgaaatggtgacacaaaaccgacgattatccctgtatacactatagaaatgtacccaaggacaatccccggttctgtgctaaactattgctaactatgggcAATtataactatggatgaaaactacttgggctattgtgatgggaagACTAAGTAagcattattattgtatttacgttttttattttacaactgagtttttatcaaaaagtcttatcaatactgtttatctttagttaagtgTCTTCTCAAATGTATAGTTTTTCCTCGTTTAAGTTAATTTGATCTTGTTCAGATTTCATCATGACAAGACTGTCTTGCCATATAACTGAAGAGTGTTTGACTATTTccaataatattcatatttaaatgttagtcaaatactctattttttttttgtaaaataataattttattaaaacttcacAGGGTGGGCTATTGTCATAATAGTCTCATTGTttactcaaaaatatataatttaatatttgacGGTAATTTgcaacatttaactataacgataaccgaatcATTAGCAGTTGTCAAATCATCAATTTGCTCAAttgtcatcctccgagcctttttcccaactatgttggggtcagcttccagtctacccggatgcagctgagtaccagtgtgccacaaggagcgactgtctatctgacctcctcaacccagttacccgggcaactttATGCTTTGGTTgtcattatagttaaatggtgcaactcactctAAGTcacccatattttttttcacttaacATCAGTAATATGTGTaactataatttttatacacCATTTGTAACGTATATTAAGCcaaaggtatataaaaaaaaagtaatattataatctatactaatatagtaaagaaactttttttgtttgtttgttagtttgtgcCCTAAAAGctcggaaactactgaactgatttgaaaaattacacAATTCATTTGTGTGACATAAGCTATATGTTTTACCcgagtacgggcagtagttcgcgggtgaaaccgcgggaaaacagctagttaataatatataGGAAGTAAGTATTTAGTTTAGACGTGTGTTAGTATTTGTAGATGGCAACGTTAGTACTAAGTAACCAGTAAATGGAGTAATTATGAAGTACAgtcaaatgcaaaaatatgtaGCTTCTGCCGAAAGCgaattttactttacttttccATTCGCAAGTTCATACTTTACCATTATTGTGGCGTTATTTACGaccgtttccaatattctatcgcTAATGTAAATCAATAGATAGATAATATATAATGAACAGCAGTCGTGTTTAATATCAAAACCGTATACCTATAACTAATTGTACTAAGTAATTAACAAAAGCCTTCTTTATAATTAAGAAGAGACgagtacataaacaaaaaaaaaataaaacataagaagggtaccatatttttttgtgtattacaTCTTTTTCACGTGACTGTACATGTAGGTAACTCCACTTTGAATGCGCACAATTTTACTCCTAAAGTCAGTAGCATACGGTGCCCGCATGCGGGACTTTAAAAGTACATTTTAGAAGAGAACTGCTGACCGCACATACCATCTGAGgacgactgcacgtgctgctgccgcttcgatccaaaaggGTTTTCGTATAAACACATACAAATCAGTAGTGCAGCTACGATACCTGCGGTCGTCTGCTCACTTCCAAAACGTACTTTAATGCTATTGGATTGTCTTATTATATTCTGCTATTGACGTGTAAACCTgtattaagtagatatttttgtaagaaaagtaTTTGTGATCTTGCAGTATTTTTATGCAGGCGAGCACTGAAACATCATATTTccatattttagttaaaatagtaattaatagccatgtatgtatttataatgcATTTTTACAACACTTTACCCAAATAAGCAAATTGCATGTCGTTTTCGTGTataaaagatatatattttcGTGCATGTgcaactaaattatattttaagtgtctgagtatacattttaaagtacgtatgtatttaaaattaattgttagaaaaaaaacttctcgaattatgaaagtattttatttttggcttttttaaacaaacaagaatTATTTAGTTCTGCTGCgcagactttttatttaaattaaatgtcaacAATATTTCTTTGATAATGTCTCATTAATGTCATAAATGTGGTTCaatctttttaaccgacttcccaaaaaggaggaggtaaTCAATtccaatgtttttgtttttaataaatcggcaagttatacatatacaaaagtggtgaaatacctactttactgcatttacacaatttacaatattttacaaataagtaACGATTGTAAAATAAGACAGAAAACAGTGATTTTGAatgcatttatattattttgtaatgtttgtataaaaagacattgtattaaggaaggggtctacacaccaaagccgctgacccggcggcacagcccggcggcttAGTGCCGGCGGGTTAACCCGGCGGCTTCAGAATGTCCAAGCCGAACGACTTtgccggcggcacgactgccgcggcatgtggtgttctagtaattgtcaaattctctatgaaagccggcgggcaACTGACTGAGTGAATGGAGAGGGATGCCGCCGGCTTGCCCGCGCGGGcgcaagccggcggcatgattgtacaaaatacggccggcgggttgggccgccggcgtcagcggctttggtgtgtagacacctttaaattatattattggtacGAAAACACGTCTGTTATTTGCCCTTTTTAGCCTATAAAGGATTAAAGAAagaagtatttattgttttgacatTTCAAAACGATTTTTTGACAAAGTGGGTCACACCTAACGTTGGCTAACTGTACATTATTTACACACAAGTATGTGTTACTCGTTTTCGGAAGGCTCCCTGCCTATGACGGATAAAAATTAGTGACCGATTTCTTTAagagaaaaatagaaaatactgaTAGCAATCTGTCCTCCAGTCTGACGTGGGTAAAAAAATGAAACACTTcattaacaaaaacaacaaaatctattaaaaattaaacttctTCCCCATATATTTGGCAGTGGGTGTCGGACAGTCGGCCAGACACACTCCCTGCGCCGCCATGTCGCTGTAGTGCAGCTCCGACAGCAGCTCGTAGCCGCACTTGGCAGCCAGCGCCTGCGAGGCCGACGCTGTGAACACCGTCGCCGTGGCAGTGATGCCTAGCGCTTTAGCGAGAGGCTCCCTGGAACATGGTAAAGGGCTCTGTTTAAccatcatctgcccagccttttgccaactatgttggggtcggcttccagtctaatcggatgcagctgagtaccgttatgccacaaggagcgactgcctatctgacctccccaacccagttacccccgggcaacccaatacctaggtaccccttggttagactggtgtcagacttactggcttctgaaatGGCCTAAGCTGCTGGTAGACGCTTCTCATGACCAAAAACCTAAAGTTTGCAATTCAACGCaccaatgctgccagcctcttgggcacacGCTCCCAGTCGATGGCGGCAGGGAGATTTTTTCGAACTTTAGAAGAAATTAATGACGCAAGATGGCAATTTAAGGAACTCCATTTACACTCTTAAGGTCAATCCTGTATCAACTCACCGTGCCTCAAAGAGCCTGGCGCCGATATTCTGTCCCCTGTGCTCGGGCAACACAGTCAGGCCACTGGACGTGAGGTATTGGTCCACGCCGTAGTGCTCAAACACGTTGCACATCTCCTCAGCCGCTATCAGGGTTCGGAGGAGCTTCTTCCACGACTCGCCTTGGATCTAGAGTGGAAACATATATACACAAATATTCAGATGCAGCAAAGGTATACACTATtactgggctgcgggattgttcgaaaagaaaaggcctacgaaggaacacgatggatttttagtcagtaaaagtctgacactcccacaccgctgctgacccacagcgggATAAGGCGTAtctttcaatagagaagatggctggaGTGTACCAGTAGGGACTAGagtctgctaattttacttaaccgtcaaatccgtagcggaccccaatcggggtctaaacatcaatgtcaccgtaagctcggtttagaccccaatcggggtctgcgaatcagtcatacactttcctaattatttacgctcatatttattttctttccaatcaaaccgcatttgtgagtactaaataaatttaaattatttttacgcattcaaacctttcatatgtagcatcccgttagaaatatacctttttaaaatccaatcgtaattaccgggaattctgatcgaactcgccatgtttgtttacattagttgtttttttttaaatttgaagacgcatagacaagatggcgacggtgatagaagttttgcatcgaatgatccgattcgttaaaataaagaatcgatttaataattttatattatttgatattatactattactaaattgcacttttgtatacttaccataatctgaaaataaattaggaaaagtaaaatgacttaatttattttgaaaaaaaatgctagaaaatcagtggtagtaAATACGTTGTAGcgggaataaaaaaaatcttcggtttttagggtttctgaagtcggcaaatgaagactggacctaataacaaacatggggaatataccctttccaccaaaaacaaacatccaaattgagatccacctccttttttgggattcggttaaaaatatttggtaactttaaaatcaatcagttttattgtttctcaacatcaaataagtacatgactttggtagttacaaattgcattatatttcagaacgccaggcttaccctccgccgaaacaaaaatcttagaatt
This region of Helicoverpa armigera isolate CAAS_96S chromosome 29, ASM3070526v1, whole genome shotgun sequence genomic DNA includes:
- the LOC110378068 gene encoding glia maturation factor beta codes for the protein MSSHNVNVCDITDDVKEVLKKFRFQKHTTNSALILKVNREKQTLEVDEELENVELEDLQDTLPSHQPRFIVYSYKLEHDDGRVSFPMCFIFYTPRDAHMELQVMYAGTQRALAAAVGAPRLLEVREIDELTADWLQEKLKK
- the LOC110378079 gene encoding uncharacterized protein LOC110378079 isoform X2, yielding MPFVRPASVPIGQVWSRFKGRERDGKPAQMYQIRDMDESTRKICLDMMQETFLRDEPLCAILGINDDPVSIATIRANWEAYVSGNTSLACFTELDGQPKDLVGFNIVIVKSKDDEEEDFDKIQGESWKKLLRTLIAAEEMCNVFEHYGVDQYLTSSGLTVLPEHRGQNIGARLFEAREPLAKALGITATATVFTASASQALAAKCGYELLSELHYSDMAAQGVCLADCPTPTAKYMGKKFNF